A region of Deltaproteobacteria bacterium DNA encodes the following proteins:
- a CDS encoding integration host factor subunit beta has product MTKSQLIDKLSGRLADTLSKKDAELIVNILFQDMSNALNNGDKIEIRGLGSFKVISRRERIGRNPKTGEKVRVPEKKAVFFKPGKELKDRADN; this is encoded by the coding sequence ATGACAAAGAGTCAGTTGATTGATAAATTGTCCGGGAGACTTGCCGACACGCTAAGTAAAAAAGACGCCGAATTAATCGTTAATATTCTCTTTCAGGATATGTCTAATGCATTAAATAATGGAGATAAAATTGAAATCAGGGGCCTCGGCAGTTTTAAAGTTATTTCCAGGAGAGAAAGAATTGGAAGAAATCCAAAGACCGGCGAAAAAGTGAGAGTGCCTGAAAAGAAGGCGGTTTTTTTTAAGCCCGGAAAAGAACTTAAAGACAGGGCTGATAATTAA
- a CDS encoding acetyl-CoA carboxylase carboxyltransferase subunit alpha produces the protein MNIQALEFEKPLIELEKKIEELKLLAGESSEADSELKKLEKKADKLRKNIFSNMSSLQRTQLSRHPNRPYSLDYIDLLFDDFMELHGDRNFKDDPAIVAGMGKLKGKTVFVIGHQKGRNTNEKIYRNFGMPNPEGYRKALRVMEMAERFNKPIITFIDTPGAYPGIGAEERGQGEAIARNLREMSMLKVPIICIVIGEGGSGGALALGVGDSVQMMENSIYSVISPEGCAAILWKSGEKAGDAAEALKITAANLKDLGVIDNVIPEPVGGAHRDHKQAALFLEENILAAMKDLECLSVDELLERRYNKFRQLGHFKG, from the coding sequence GTGAATATTCAGGCACTGGAATTTGAAAAACCGCTCATAGAGCTGGAAAAGAAGATTGAAGAATTAAAGTTATTGGCAGGCGAAAGCAGCGAAGCCGATTCAGAATTAAAAAAACTTGAAAAAAAGGCTGATAAGTTAAGGAAAAACATCTTTTCCAATATGTCGAGTCTTCAGAGAACGCAACTCTCCCGTCATCCAAACCGTCCCTACTCACTTGACTATATTGATCTTCTTTTTGATGATTTTATGGAACTTCATGGAGACAGAAATTTCAAGGATGACCCTGCCATCGTGGCAGGAATGGGAAAGCTCAAGGGCAAAACGGTCTTCGTTATTGGTCACCAGAAGGGGAGGAATACCAATGAAAAGATCTACAGGAATTTTGGAATGCCCAACCCGGAAGGATACAGGAAAGCGCTGCGGGTGATGGAAATGGCGGAAAGGTTCAATAAACCGATAATAACTTTCATCGATACACCGGGCGCTTATCCGGGAATAGGTGCTGAAGAAAGAGGACAGGGAGAAGCCATTGCCAGGAATTTAAGAGAAATGTCTATGCTTAAGGTACCCATTATTTGCATTGTCATCGGTGAAGGTGGCAGTGGTGGCGCGCTTGCTCTTGGAGTGGGAGACAGTGTGCAGATGATGGAAAATTCCATTTATTCTGTTATTTCACCTGAAGGTTGTGCCGCTATTCTCTGGAAAAGTGGAGAAAAGGCAGGCGACGCCGCTGAGGCTCTCAAAATTACCGCTGCAAACCTGAAAGATCTGGGGGTCATTGATAATGTTATCCCCGAACCGGTTGGGGGCGCTCACCGTGATCATAAGCAGGCGGCTTTATTTCTGGAAGAGAATATCCTGGCTGCAATGAAAGACCTGGAGTGTCTCTCTGTAGATGAACTGCTTGAAAGACGTTATAACAAGTTCAGACAACTTGGCCATTTTAAAGGATAA
- the trmL gene encoding tRNA (uridine(34)/cytosine(34)/5-carboxymethylaminomethyluridine(34)-2'-O)-methyltransferase TrmL: protein MNIVLVEPQIPQNTGNIARLCAATGTPLHLVGKLGFRTDDKSLRRAGLDYWKLLDISYHNNFEDFEKKPLHGNYYFLSTKGGKNYSEISYRKGDYLIFGSETKGLPSNIMERFKGSTMRIPMIREARSLNLSSSVSIVLYEALRQNAFINYQPCL from the coding sequence TTGAATATAGTGCTTGTAGAACCGCAGATTCCTCAAAATACAGGAAACATTGCGAGGTTATGTGCAGCAACGGGAACCCCCTTGCATCTGGTGGGAAAGCTCGGATTCAGAACTGATGACAAGTCTCTCAGGCGCGCGGGCCTGGACTACTGGAAATTACTCGATATTTCTTATCATAACAATTTTGAGGATTTTGAGAAGAAACCTCTCCATGGCAATTACTATTTCTTATCGACAAAAGGGGGGAAAAACTATAGTGAAATTTCTTACAGAAAAGGTGATTATCTGATTTTCGGTTCAGAGACTAAAGGATTACCTTCAAACATAATGGAAAGGTTTAAAGGTAGTACGATGAGAATCCCCATGATCAGGGAAGCAAGAAGCCTGAATCTTTCATCTTCGGTAAGTATCGTACTTTACGAAGCGCTCAGACAAAATGCCTTTATTAATTATCAGCCCTGTCTTTAA
- the cysS gene encoding cysteine--tRNA ligase, translating to MTLRIYNTLKKKKETFVPMEENRVGMYVCGPTVYDVCHMGHARASIVFDMIFRYLLFKGYHVTYVRNITDIDDKIIKRANEEGVHYSEITRRYIKSFHDDMLDIGNKPPTCEPKATEHIDEIIHIIEDLIKKGHAYVIDGDVYYLVESFSEYGKLSGRKTEDLISGARVDVDERKKNPLDFALWKSSKEGEPWWESPWGKGRPGWHIECSAMSCKHLGKSFDIHGGGKDLIFPHHENEVAQSEGASGKPFAKYWLHNGFVNVNEEKMSKSLGNFFTIRDILKLYEPEVLRFFLLTTHYRSPIDYSDRNLKETERALEKIYTTLKTMNSIIDGSAGHEGSGPREGDDYDGEAEELIHSLVERFTEAMDDDFNSAAAIAAIFDTVRAINRWINSHDFRRTAKAVEILEEGKRRFETLGEVMGILGHEPEQFFKKIRQKRSEGQKIDEEEVKVLVTERIRAREAKNWQKSDEIRDKLQRMGVILKDGPEGTSWEIKI from the coding sequence ATGACACTTAGAATTTACAATACCTTAAAAAAGAAAAAAGAGACCTTTGTCCCCATGGAAGAAAATAGGGTGGGCATGTATGTTTGCGGTCCTACCGTATATGATGTTTGTCATATGGGACATGCAAGAGCGAGTATTGTTTTTGATATGATATTCAGATATCTTCTATTTAAGGGTTATCATGTAACGTATGTGAGGAACATTACTGATATTGATGACAAAATTATTAAAAGAGCCAACGAAGAGGGTGTTCATTATAGTGAAATTACAAGACGCTACATAAAGAGTTTCCATGATGACATGCTCGATATTGGTAACAAACCTCCTACCTGTGAACCGAAGGCTACAGAACATATTGATGAAATCATTCACATTATCGAAGATCTTATCAAAAAGGGGCATGCCTATGTTATTGATGGTGATGTTTATTACCTTGTTGAGAGCTTTAGTGAATATGGAAAACTGTCGGGCAGAAAGACGGAAGACCTTATTTCCGGTGCGAGAGTCGATGTGGATGAGAGGAAGAAAAATCCCCTCGATTTTGCGCTCTGGAAGTCAAGCAAGGAAGGCGAGCCCTGGTGGGAATCGCCCTGGGGAAAAGGCCGCCCCGGTTGGCATATAGAATGTTCAGCCATGAGTTGCAAGCACCTTGGGAAGAGTTTTGATATCCATGGTGGAGGAAAAGACCTTATTTTTCCGCATCATGAAAATGAAGTAGCCCAGTCGGAAGGCGCCAGTGGCAAACCCTTTGCCAAATATTGGCTTCATAACGGTTTTGTTAATGTTAACGAAGAAAAAATGTCCAAGTCACTCGGTAATTTTTTTACCATAAGAGATATACTTAAGCTTTATGAACCGGAAGTGCTTCGTTTCTTTCTGCTTACAACGCACTATAGAAGCCCTATCGATTATTCGGACCGCAATCTGAAAGAAACGGAAAGAGCCCTTGAAAAGATCTATACGACACTTAAGACGATGAATTCCATTATCGATGGCAGTGCCGGCCATGAAGGATCAGGGCCCAGAGAAGGAGACGATTATGATGGCGAAGCGGAAGAGCTCATCCATTCCCTGGTGGAAAGATTTACTGAAGCTATGGATGATGATTTTAACTCAGCCGCAGCCATTGCCGCTATCTTTGATACGGTAAGGGCCATAAACCGCTGGATCAATTCTCATGATTTTAGAAGAACAGCAAAGGCTGTTGAAATTCTGGAAGAGGGAAAAAGAAGATTTGAAACGCTTGGAGAGGTAATGGGGATTCTTGGCCATGAACCTGAACAATTCTTCAAAAAAATCCGGCAGAAAAGAAGTGAGGGGCAAAAAATTGATGAGGAAGAAGTAAAAGTCCTTGTTACGGAGAGGATAAGAGCGAGAGAGGCAAAAAACTGGCAAAAATCTGATGAAATAAGAGATAAACTACAGAGGATGGGGGTGATCCTAAAGGATGGACCGGAGGGGACAAGCTGGGAAATTAAGATTTGA
- a CDS encoding PilZ domain-containing protein, whose protein sequence is MFYKVVIETGHRRAEKNFQIIRYLKADNSVHLFDMLEGEPGMTIGELGYAITMVKAISRKEYEEGREEEKKNPVNLRVHVRFKIKKRCILKLIEGESDKNSLIYGETSDISAGGLGINYKGPNLAAGTRVKVTIDELQVSDKKAEIVWCFSRVEKVLAGLRWI, encoded by the coding sequence ATGTTTTACAAGGTCGTCATCGAAACAGGGCACAGAAGAGCTGAAAAGAATTTTCAGATAATCCGGTATCTAAAGGCAGATAATTCAGTGCATCTCTTTGATATGCTTGAGGGAGAGCCTGGTATGACGATCGGCGAACTCGGTTATGCTATTACCATGGTTAAGGCAATATCCAGGAAAGAGTACGAAGAGGGGAGAGAAGAAGAAAAAAAGAATCCCGTCAATTTAAGAGTTCATGTACGTTTTAAGATAAAGAAAAGGTGTATACTTAAGTTGATAGAAGGGGAGAGTGATAAAAACTCGCTTATTTATGGTGAAACTAGTGATATCTCTGCCGGAGGGCTTGGCATTAATTATAAGGGACCCAATCTGGCGGCAGGGACCAGGGTTAAGGTTACTATCGATGAGCTTCAGGTTAGTGACAAAAAAGCAGAGATAGTATGGTGTTTTTCCCGGGTTGAAAAAGTTTTAGCCGGTCTCAGGTGGATTTGA
- a CDS encoding ATP-binding protein gives MKIRTAIFIFLFFTVIASGMIWHVKVLQSNVVEKSSLNYAKLYSDSIIAFRTLYSSEVVKAAESFGLEVTHDYYRKERAIPLPATLSILLGQKIGEIGSGATARLYSPYPFPWRKEGGGLKDDFSRKAWKALNKDPDQPFYQFEGKKGYKVLRYAVADRMRESCIDCHNQHPDSPNRAWKINDVRGVLDITVPLDSVINSTKDDLQITAALYSILAFFCVGGLVSMIARHRKQSLVLEEAVRLRTFQLEREKGRVEKASQAKTEFLSKMSHELRTPLNAIMGFGQLLNSNLKTETEKDYCKEITGAGSHLLALINEVLDLSKIESGCLKLDIEPVSVHEIISASCRLINPLAEGKNITVSYEEKEKNIYVFADKKSLKQVIINLLSNAIKYNRENGRVEITVNIKKNDNVRISIFDSGHGLDDKQVKDLFQPFERVGAENSGVEGLGIGLVICKNLMEAMNGNIDISSDPGKGSTFSVELQRFSGN, from the coding sequence ATGAAAATCCGCACAGCCATATTTATTTTTCTTTTTTTTACCGTCATTGCATCAGGCATGATATGGCACGTCAAGGTGCTCCAATCGAATGTGGTAGAAAAATCGAGCCTTAATTACGCCAAATTATATAGTGATTCTATTATAGCATTCAGAACCTTATATTCTTCAGAAGTAGTTAAAGCGGCAGAATCTTTTGGTCTGGAGGTTACTCATGATTACTACAGAAAAGAGAGAGCCATACCTCTCCCTGCAACGCTTAGTATCCTCCTTGGTCAAAAAATAGGTGAAATCGGTTCGGGTGCAACGGCTCGTCTTTATAGTCCTTATCCTTTTCCATGGAGGAAGGAGGGTGGAGGTCTTAAGGATGATTTCTCCCGAAAAGCATGGAAGGCCTTAAATAAAGATCCGGATCAGCCCTTTTATCAATTTGAAGGCAAAAAGGGGTATAAGGTTTTGCGCTATGCTGTTGCCGACAGGATGAGAGAAAGCTGTATCGATTGTCATAACCAACACCCGGATTCACCGAATAGAGCCTGGAAAATAAATGATGTTAGAGGGGTTCTTGATATAACGGTTCCTCTCGATTCAGTTATAAATTCTACAAAAGACGATCTTCAGATTACTGCTGCTCTATATTCAATCCTTGCTTTCTTTTGTGTTGGTGGCCTCGTATCTATGATAGCCAGACACAGGAAACAGTCTTTAGTTCTGGAAGAAGCTGTAAGACTGAGAACTTTTCAGCTTGAACGTGAAAAGGGGAGAGTAGAGAAAGCAAGTCAGGCAAAAACAGAATTTCTTTCCAAAATGAGCCATGAATTAAGAACGCCTCTCAATGCAATTATGGGATTTGGTCAATTACTGAATTCTAATTTAAAAACAGAAACAGAAAAGGATTATTGCAAGGAAATTACGGGAGCGGGAAGTCATCTGCTCGCGCTCATCAATGAAGTGCTTGACCTGTCTAAAATCGAATCGGGCTGTTTGAAACTGGATATTGAACCTGTATCTGTTCACGAGATAATTTCAGCCTCATGCCGGCTGATAAATCCGCTTGCCGAAGGAAAAAATATTACTGTTTCTTATGAAGAAAAGGAAAAAAATATTTATGTTTTTGCAGATAAAAAAAGTTTGAAACAGGTAATTATAAATCTTCTGTCAAATGCTATTAAATATAACCGTGAAAATGGAAGGGTTGAAATAACGGTTAATATCAAAAAGAATGACAACGTCAGAATTAGTATTTTTGATTCAGGCCATGGGCTGGATGATAAACAGGTAAAGGATCTTTTTCAGCCCTTTGAACGTGTTGGCGCTGAAAATAGTGGTGTAGAGGGCCTTGGTATCGGTCTTGTTATCTGCAAGAACCTGATGGAAGCGATGAATGGAAATATCGACATCTCCAGTGACCCGGGAAAAGGGAGTACTTTTTCGGTGGAACTCCAACGATTTAGCGGTAATTAA
- the sppA gene encoding signal peptide peptidase SppA, translated as MSLALGERVEIIEIEGVIVQSKEVVDQISKARKNDRVKGVIIRINSPGGGVAPSQEIYSELIKLRKEKKVVASLSSIAASGGYYIASATEKIISNPGTLTGSIGVIMDFSNVEGLFEKVGVKNYVVKSGKFKDIGSPVREMTTEEKGLLQSVIGNVHRQFVSAIVEGRGMDEADVIKVADGRIFSGEQALDYGLVDQLGTLQDSIDEVAEMAGIEGEPKVVYSEKKKGLIEYILGSSSTSKIYEQLMMPQLMYLAPL; from the coding sequence GTGTCACTGGCGCTTGGCGAAAGGGTCGAAATTATTGAAATTGAAGGGGTCATTGTCCAATCAAAGGAAGTTGTCGACCAGATCAGCAAAGCGAGAAAAAATGATAGAGTTAAAGGTGTCATTATTCGTATCAACTCTCCCGGCGGTGGTGTTGCGCCGTCCCAGGAGATCTACAGTGAACTCATTAAGCTGAGAAAAGAAAAAAAGGTAGTTGCTTCGCTTTCATCAATTGCTGCCTCAGGTGGCTACTATATAGCCAGTGCGACAGAAAAAATTATTTCTAACCCCGGCACCTTAACAGGCAGTATTGGCGTAATTATGGACTTTTCAAATGTTGAAGGGCTTTTTGAGAAGGTAGGTGTTAAAAATTACGTGGTAAAAAGTGGTAAATTCAAGGACATCGGCTCTCCTGTGAGAGAAATGACGACTGAAGAAAAGGGACTGCTTCAAAGTGTTATAGGCAATGTGCACAGACAATTTGTGTCGGCTATTGTTGAGGGACGTGGAATGGATGAAGCCGATGTTATTAAGGTTGCTGACGGGAGGATTTTTTCCGGTGAGCAGGCGCTTGATTACGGATTGGTTGATCAGTTAGGCACACTCCAGGATTCAATCGATGAAGTGGCGGAAATGGCTGGTATTGAAGGTGAGCCGAAAGTTGTGTATTCTGAGAAGAAAAAAGGATTGATCGAGTATATCCTGGGCAGTTCTTCCACCAGTAAAATATATGAACAACTCATGATGCCGCAGTTAATGTATTTAGCCCCATTATAA
- the dnaE gene encoding DNA polymerase III subunit alpha, with amino-acid sequence MHHSDFVHLHLHTQFSLLDGAIRLDPLFEKARKYKMPAIAMTDHGNLYGAVDFYQKAQKYGIKPIIGCEVYIAPKSRFDKSGARGASDSSYHLILLVKNQKGYTNLCKLVSAGHLEGFYYRPRIDLEILKAHNEGLIALSACLHGQIPHLINRGRQEEAIEMAKEYSSIFDKDRFYLELQENSISDQKRVNAGILEISKEIGLPVVATNDCHYLNREDARAHELLLCIQTGKTIKDEQRMKFTGDDFYLKSAEEMKSAFSYAPDAIKSSIEIAERCNLEMKFGEYHFPRFEAPQKMELKDYLCDESRRGLDAILDRMKEKDAERHSQMESVYRERLEEELEIINSMGFPGYFLIVSDFIRYAKDRDIPVGPGRGSAAGSLVAYALKITDIDPIPYDLLFERFLNPERVSMPDIDIDFCINGRDEVIRYVSDKYGKENVAQIITFGTMQAKAVIRDVGRAMAVPYGEVDKLAKLVPNALNIKLDEAIRQEPKLQEAMDENPLYKNLLDTARVLEGLTRHASTHAAGVVISNLPLVEYLPLYKDQKGGSITTQFTMNDVEKIGLIKFDFLGLKTLTVIEGAVNLIRSGKNPDFDIDDLPMDDLKTYELLTLGGTTGVFQLESSGMKELLVKMKPSTFEDIIALVALYRPGPLGSGMVDDFIKRKHGKTDIIYDLPQLEPILKDTYGVIVYQEQVMKIASVLAGFTLGDADILRRAMGKKKAEEMAKQKEKFLEGAKANKVNINKAEKVFDLMAKFAEYGFNKSHSAAYALVSYRTAYLKAHYPVEFMAALLTEDMENTDKVLKNINECRDMGIEVLPPEINSSMKFFSVVGEAIRFGLGGVKNVGSAAIDAIIEAREKNGKFDSIFEFCENVDLRKVNKRVIESLVKCGAFDKTGAKRSQMINVLEEAMEGAQVLQKDRLSGQSNMFGAFQAQERETHTHTALPDLEEWPENELLTFEKESLGFYITGHPLASCSADMERYATADTVNICDVSDGTEVSICGIVAAIKEMVTKKGDKMAFVTLEDMKGTIEAVVFPETFKESSYHLKSEEPLLFKGRTDVGEDSVKLIASEVTPLKEVRETKTKSVHFRLTTPGLEKEQIHQLKEIIAMHKGTCTPFIHVVIPNRSETVISLSEGHGISPSDEMLRDVEKLFGYKVVTFQ; translated from the coding sequence ATGCACCACAGTGATTTTGTACACCTTCATCTTCATACCCAGTTCAGTTTACTTGACGGCGCAATAAGGCTCGATCCCCTTTTTGAAAAGGCAAGAAAGTATAAAATGCCTGCAATTGCCATGACTGACCATGGCAATCTCTATGGTGCCGTCGATTTCTATCAGAAAGCGCAAAAATATGGCATTAAACCGATAATCGGTTGTGAAGTTTACATTGCCCCCAAAAGCAGGTTTGATAAGAGCGGCGCCAGAGGGGCTTCCGACTCTTCTTATCATCTCATTTTACTGGTAAAAAACCAGAAAGGTTATACTAACCTCTGTAAGCTTGTTTCAGCAGGTCATCTGGAAGGTTTTTATTACAGGCCACGAATAGATCTGGAAATTCTTAAGGCGCATAATGAAGGGCTTATTGCATTAAGCGCCTGTCTCCATGGCCAGATCCCTCACTTAATAAACAGAGGACGGCAGGAAGAAGCGATAGAAATGGCAAAAGAGTATTCATCAATTTTTGATAAGGACCGTTTCTACCTTGAGTTGCAGGAAAATTCCATTTCCGACCAGAAAAGAGTGAATGCGGGCATTCTAGAAATATCGAAAGAAATAGGGCTTCCCGTCGTTGCAACCAATGACTGTCACTATCTCAACAGGGAAGATGCCAGAGCGCATGAACTTCTGCTCTGTATACAAACGGGCAAGACCATTAAAGATGAACAGAGGATGAAATTTACGGGCGATGATTTTTATTTAAAGTCGGCCGAAGAGATGAAGTCTGCCTTTTCATACGCTCCGGATGCGATTAAATCAAGCATAGAAATTGCGGAACGGTGTAACCTGGAAATGAAATTCGGTGAATACCACTTTCCCCGCTTTGAAGCTCCCCAAAAGATGGAACTCAAGGACTACCTCTGTGATGAATCCCGGCGGGGACTTGATGCTATTCTTGACAGGATGAAAGAAAAAGATGCTGAAAGACACAGTCAGATGGAGAGTGTCTACAGGGAGAGGCTGGAAGAAGAATTAGAGATTATTAACAGCATGGGCTTCCCCGGTTACTTTCTCATTGTTTCCGATTTTATACGCTATGCCAAAGATAGAGACATCCCCGTTGGACCGGGGAGAGGCTCAGCCGCCGGATCTCTCGTGGCCTATGCCCTTAAAATAACAGACATTGACCCCATCCCCTATGACCTTCTATTTGAAAGGTTTCTTAACCCTGAAAGGGTCTCCATGCCTGATATTGATATCGATTTTTGCATTAACGGCAGGGATGAAGTTATCAGGTATGTAAGCGACAAGTATGGAAAAGAAAATGTAGCTCAGATCATAACCTTCGGTACTATGCAGGCAAAGGCTGTCATCAGAGATGTGGGCAGGGCAATGGCTGTACCTTATGGTGAAGTAGATAAATTGGCCAAACTTGTACCTAATGCCTTAAATATTAAACTCGATGAGGCCATCCGCCAGGAGCCGAAGCTCCAGGAAGCGATGGATGAAAATCCCCTCTATAAAAACCTTCTCGATACGGCAAGGGTATTGGAGGGCTTGACGAGACATGCCTCAACCCATGCAGCTGGCGTCGTTATTTCAAATCTTCCTCTCGTAGAATACCTTCCCCTTTATAAAGATCAAAAAGGTGGCAGTATTACGACCCAGTTTACAATGAATGATGTTGAAAAAATCGGGTTGATTAAATTTGATTTTCTTGGACTAAAGACGCTTACTGTTATTGAAGGTGCTGTAAATCTTATCCGGTCCGGCAAGAACCCTGACTTTGATATTGATGACCTGCCCATGGATGATTTGAAAACTTATGAGCTTCTCACATTGGGTGGGACGACAGGTGTTTTCCAGCTTGAAAGTTCCGGTATGAAGGAACTGCTTGTCAAGATGAAACCGAGCACTTTTGAAGACATCATTGCTCTTGTGGCTCTCTACAGGCCCGGTCCTCTCGGCAGCGGCATGGTTGATGATTTTATAAAAAGGAAACATGGAAAAACGGATATTATCTATGATCTGCCGCAACTGGAACCGATTCTTAAGGATACATACGGCGTAATCGTATATCAGGAGCAGGTCATGAAGATCGCTTCTGTTTTGGCAGGTTTTACACTTGGTGACGCCGATATTCTTCGTAGAGCAATGGGTAAAAAGAAGGCCGAGGAAATGGCCAAGCAGAAGGAAAAATTCCTTGAAGGAGCCAAGGCTAATAAGGTTAATATTAATAAGGCGGAGAAGGTCTTTGATCTTATGGCCAAATTTGCCGAATATGGTTTTAATAAGTCGCACAGTGCCGCTTATGCCCTTGTATCATATCGAACCGCCTATTTGAAGGCTCATTATCCTGTCGAGTTTATGGCTGCGCTCCTTACCGAAGATATGGAAAATACGGATAAAGTGCTGAAAAATATCAATGAATGCAGGGATATGGGAATAGAGGTGCTTCCTCCTGAAATAAACAGCAGTATGAAATTCTTCTCTGTCGTGGGAGAAGCCATCCGATTTGGATTGGGGGGTGTAAAAAATGTAGGGTCGGCAGCTATCGATGCAATTATCGAGGCAAGGGAAAAAAATGGTAAATTTGATTCCATTTTTGAATTTTGTGAAAATGTTGATCTTAGAAAGGTCAATAAGCGGGTTATTGAAAGCCTTGTCAAGTGTGGAGCATTTGATAAGACAGGCGCAAAAAGGTCGCAAATGATCAATGTTCTGGAAGAGGCCATGGAGGGTGCACAAGTTTTACAGAAAGACAGGCTGAGTGGTCAGTCAAATATGTTTGGTGCTTTTCAGGCCCAGGAGCGCGAGACGCACACCCATACTGCCCTGCCTGACCTGGAAGAATGGCCTGAAAATGAATTGCTTACTTTTGAGAAAGAAAGTCTCGGCTTTTACATAACGGGGCATCCTTTAGCGAGTTGTAGTGCAGATATGGAACGCTATGCCACCGCCGATACGGTAAATATCTGTGATGTATCTGATGGTACGGAAGTCAGTATTTGCGGTATTGTTGCTGCTATTAAGGAAATGGTGACTAAAAAAGGGGATAAAATGGCTTTTGTAACTCTTGAGGATATGAAAGGAACCATAGAGGCTGTTGTCTTTCCGGAAACATTTAAAGAATCTTCCTATCATCTAAAAAGTGAAGAACCCTTGCTCTTTAAAGGGAGAACAGATGTTGGTGAAGATAGTGTGAAATTGATTGCTTCCGAGGTGACGCCCCTGAAGGAAGTGAGAGAAACAAAGACAAAAAGCGTTCATTTCAGGTTAACTACCCCGGGACTTGAAAAAGAACAAATTCATCAGCTTAAAGAAATTATAGCTATGCATAAAGGTACTTGCACACCCTTCATTCATGTCGTCATTCCTAACAGGAGTGAGACCGTTATTTCATTGTCTGAAGGGCACGGGATCAGCCCCAGTGATGAAATGTTAAGAGATGTGGAGAAACTTTTCGGATATAAGGTAGTTACTTTTCAATAA